In one Heterodontus francisci isolate sHetFra1 chromosome 16, sHetFra1.hap1, whole genome shotgun sequence genomic region, the following are encoded:
- the rh50 gene encoding rh50-like protein, translated as MSAMRCRLPFLVIFLEGILLVLFALFVTYDEHSDAAAQSNETDHNHNQLYVIFPIFQDVQVMIFVGFGLLMGFLKKYGYGGIAFNLMIAVFSVQWALLVQGWFYHFHHGRIHIGVYNLLTAEAACATVMISFGAVLGKTSPVQILILSLLEVPIFTATEWIIMELLKIKDVGGSISIHLFACYFGLSVTTVLYRPGLKDGHKDEGADYNSDKLAMLGTLLLWVFWPSFNSVFASSGDGQHRAVLHTYIGLSSCTLTTFAISSLLDKRGKINMAHIQNAALAGGVAVGSAADMMVTPAGAFTLGCIASLLCTVGFKYLTPFLAKKLKIQDVCGINNLHGIPGFVGAIAGITTILLTADETYGLGLYDTFPERVPEEGDRRLAELVRVLPRLKAGGGRSAWDQAQYQAAAIGVCLGIAVLGGTITGFILKLPFLAQPEDEFCFNDDPYFEVPEVEGKEEFEFTNKNNNQHLKLPV; from the coding sequence ATGTCCGCTATGCGCTGCCGGCTGCCCTTCCTTGTAATATTCCTGGAAGGGATTTTACTTGTGCTGTTCGCGCTATTTGTGACTTATGATGAACATTCTGATGCTGCAGCCCAGAGCAATGAGACAGATCATAACCATAACCAACTCTACGTAATCTTCCCAATCTTCCAAGACGTCCAGGTGATGATTTTTGTGGGCTTTGGGCTTCTCATGGGCTTCCTAAAGAAGTACGGTTACGGAGGGATTGCCTTTAATTTGATGATAGCGGTGTTTTCCGTTCAGTGGGCTCTGCTAGTGCAGGGCTGGTTCTATCATTTCCACCACGGCAGGATTCACATCGGGGTTTACAACCTGCTGACTGCTGAAGCGGCTTGTGCCACTGTCATGATCTCATTCGGAGCCGTGCTGGGCAAAACCAGCCCAGTGCAGATTCTCATTTTATCTCTGCTAGAAGTCCCAATATTCACTGCAACCGAGTGGATTATTATGGAGCTTCTAAAAATCAAGGACGTTGGAGGGTCGATATCCATCCACTTGTTTGCTTGTTATTTTGGTCTAAGTGTCACCACGGTGCTATACCGACCCGGTTTAAAAGATGGGCACAAGGATGAAGGGGCAGACTATAACTCGGACAAGTTGGCCATGCTTGGGACCTTGTTGCTGTGGGTCTTCTGGCCAAGTTTTAATTCTGTCTTCGCATCGAGTGGAGACGGCCAACACAGGGCTGTGCTCCACACCTACATCGGACTCAGCTCGTGTACCCTCACCACCTTCGCCATATCCAGCCTGCTGGACAAACGAGGCAAGATTAACATGGCTCACATCCAGAATGCTGCCCTGGCAGGCGGGGTGGCAGTGGGCTCTGCAGCAGACATGATGGTCACTCCAGCCGGGGCATTCACCCTGGGGTGCATCGCCTCCCTGCTTTGCACCGTGGGCTTCAAATACCTGACTCCCTTCCTGGCTAAAAAACTCAAAATCCAAGACGTGTGCGGCATCAATAACCTGCACGGGATTCCCGGCTTTGTAGGGGCGATTGCTGGCATTACCACGATCCTATTAACAGCCGATGAGACATATGGCCTTGGCTTGTATGACACCTTCCCGGAGAGGGTCCCCGAGGAAGGGGATAGGAGGCTGGCCGAATTGGTCCGGGTGCTCCCTCGGCTGAAGGCTGGAGGTGGCCGGAGCGCTTGGGATCAGGCACAGTATCAGGCGGCAGCTATCGGGGTCTGTCTGGGCATCGCTGTCCTCGGAGGGACTATCACCGGCTTCATATTAAAATTACCCTTTCTGGCTCAGCCTGAGGACGAGTTTTGTTTCAATGACGACCCTTACTTTGAAGTTCCAGAGGTGGAAGGGAAAGAAGAGTTTGAATTTACCAACAAAAACAATAACCAGCACCTTAAACTGCCGGTTTGA